One genomic region from Candidatus Eisenbacteria bacterium encodes:
- the fdhD gene encoding formate dehydrogenase accessory sulfurtransferase FdhD, whose product MSTPLVIRRTVARLSERGLESVEDAVAVERALEIRINDQPLSVTLRTPGHDAELGLGFLASEGLLTRRSDVARLSEVAASCSDEPDRLDITLAPHVSIDWTRFERHFAATAACGLCGRAHLDSLRAGLRPLAAGEPLAAGALAGLPSRLRERQAAFAATGGLHAAAYCDMRLEPQVLREDVGRHNAVDKVAGWLLEQGRHPADTGVLWVSGRAGAEIVLKAARARIPVLAAVGAPSSLAIELAESAAMTLVGFLREGRMNVYSGRERLR is encoded by the coding sequence ATGTCCACGCCTCTGGTGATCCGACGGACGGTCGCCCGGCTATCCGAGCGCGGACTCGAGAGCGTCGAGGACGCGGTGGCGGTGGAGCGCGCGCTCGAGATCCGCATCAATGATCAGCCGCTCTCGGTGACCCTGCGCACGCCTGGTCACGACGCCGAGCTGGGGCTGGGATTCCTGGCGAGCGAAGGATTGCTCACCCGGCGGAGCGATGTCGCCCGGCTCTCGGAGGTCGCCGCGAGCTGCTCGGACGAGCCCGACCGGCTCGACATCACGCTCGCGCCTCACGTGTCGATCGATTGGACCCGGTTCGAGCGCCACTTCGCCGCGACCGCAGCCTGTGGGCTCTGCGGCCGCGCGCACCTCGACTCGCTGCGGGCGGGTCTGCGGCCGCTCGCCGCCGGGGAGCCGCTCGCCGCCGGTGCGCTCGCCGGGCTCCCTTCGAGGCTCCGCGAACGCCAGGCCGCTTTCGCGGCGACCGGCGGTCTTCACGCCGCGGCCTACTGCGACATGCGCCTCGAGCCTCAGGTGTTGCGAGAGGACGTCGGCCGGCACAACGCTGTGGATAAGGTGGCGGGTTGGTTGCTGGAACAGGGACGCCATCCCGCCGACACCGGGGTCCTCTGGGTGAGCGGACGGGCGGGCGCCGAGATCGTGCTCAAGGCGGCTCGCGCGAGGATCCCGGTGCTCGCCGCGGTCGGCGCGCCATCCTCGCTGGCCATCGAGCTGGCCGAGAGCGCGGCCATGACGCTGGTGGGATTCCTGCGTGAAGGCCGCATGAACGTCTACTCCGGACGCGAGCGTCTTCGCTAG
- the thyX gene encoding FAD-dependent thymidylate synthase, whose protein sequence is MVGRQVVDAQKIEDFLGDHEVTWQTDTEVGAEALAEMAGRVCYMSYGKGRKTNREFVGHIVEVGHGSVLEHAVWSFVVTSVSRSFTHELIRHRHFSYSQLSQRYVNESDSAFVEPDVIAEDPELHQVWSEAVEATRQAYDRLVEGLQKRYAHVPEATLRRKLARQAARSVLPNATETKIFMTGNARALRHFIELRGSEHADIEIRKVAVEMLKLMQAEAPNLFADYQLKTLADGTVVTFTEHPKV, encoded by the coding sequence TTGGTCGGCCGGCAGGTGGTCGATGCGCAGAAGATCGAGGACTTCCTGGGCGACCACGAGGTCACCTGGCAGACCGACACCGAAGTCGGCGCCGAGGCGCTGGCCGAGATGGCGGGCCGGGTCTGCTACATGAGCTACGGCAAGGGCCGCAAGACCAACCGCGAGTTCGTCGGCCATATCGTCGAGGTCGGGCACGGCTCCGTGCTCGAGCACGCGGTCTGGAGCTTCGTCGTCACCAGCGTATCGCGCTCCTTCACGCACGAGCTGATCCGGCACCGGCACTTCTCGTATTCCCAGCTCTCGCAGCGCTACGTGAACGAGTCCGACTCCGCCTTCGTCGAGCCCGACGTGATCGCCGAGGATCCCGAGCTCCATCAGGTGTGGAGCGAAGCGGTCGAAGCGACCCGCCAGGCCTACGACCGGCTGGTCGAGGGCCTGCAGAAGCGCTACGCGCACGTGCCCGAGGCCACGCTGCGGCGCAAGCTGGCGCGGCAGGCGGCGCGCTCGGTGCTGCCCAACGCCACCGAGACCAAGATCTTCATGACCGGAAACGCGCGCGCCCTGCGTCACTTCATCGAGCTGCGCGGCAGCGAGCACGCCGACATCGAGATCCGCAAAGTGGCGGTCGAGATGCTCAAGCTCATGCAGGCCGAGGCGCCCAACCTGTTCGCCGACTACCAGCTCAAGACGCTGGCCGACGGAACGGTCGTGACCTTCACGGAGCATCCGAAGGTCTGA
- a CDS encoding LytTR family DNA-binding domain-containing protein, with product MAAGPLNILIVDDESLARERTRRMLADLPGVVVSGEAASAEEARRRIAELEPDLLLLDIQMPGEDGFALLQSLERRPAIIFVTAFDHYAVRAFEENAVDYLLKPFRRERLERALDRARQDLARPEDLAGRLEGLLASMGRGGADESLDRLTVRLGQKQLILKTSEIVWFGAEEKLVFAAIPGHRHYINFTLDQLERRLDPRRFARIHRGVIVNLDWAAALRPGFAGTYRLQLKDEAKTELPVARARARALRERLGA from the coding sequence ATGGCTGCCGGGCCGCTGAACATCCTGATCGTCGACGACGAGTCGCTGGCGCGTGAGCGCACGCGGCGCATGCTGGCCGATCTTCCCGGCGTGGTGGTGTCGGGCGAGGCCGCCTCCGCGGAGGAGGCCCGGCGGCGCATCGCGGAGCTCGAGCCCGACCTCCTGCTGCTCGACATCCAGATGCCGGGCGAGGACGGTTTCGCGCTGCTCCAGAGTCTGGAGCGGCGACCGGCGATCATCTTCGTCACCGCGTTCGACCACTACGCGGTGCGCGCCTTCGAGGAGAACGCGGTCGACTACCTGCTCAAGCCGTTCCGCCGTGAGCGGCTCGAACGGGCGCTGGATCGCGCGCGCCAGGATCTCGCCCGCCCGGAGGATCTGGCGGGCCGACTCGAGGGACTCCTCGCATCGATGGGTCGCGGCGGCGCCGACGAGTCGCTCGATCGCCTCACCGTCCGGCTGGGCCAGAAGCAGCTGATCCTCAAGACCAGCGAGATCGTGTGGTTCGGCGCCGAGGAGAAGCTCGTGTTCGCCGCCATCCCCGGCCACCGCCACTACATCAACTTCACGCTCGACCAGCTCGAGCGGCGACTGGACCCCCGGCGCTTCGCCCGGATCCACCGCGGCGTGATCGTGAACCTCGATTGGGCCGCGGCCCTACGGCCTGGATTCGCAGGGACTTATCGCCTGCAACTCAAGGACGAAGCGAAGACCGAGCTGCCGGTCGCCAGAGCACGCGCCCGTGCGCTCCGCGAGCGGCTCGGCGCCTAG